In Gallaecimonas pentaromativorans, the following are encoded in one genomic region:
- a CDS encoding EAL domain-containing protein, translating into MEKRLPFVIAVILSLTLALAGVRWLTLVLTHQQHDAHMLAKARQLGRVVALYPQTPPPALWDALTDDADIHAASLYVAGQPRLQTRNQVPGIGDYQRVELRLTGQRLLSLTFYHHPMPWQQVFVAMLPMLLGVLLLLWLLFRLARSCWQQRQQIATFETEAKSGQVAQQGSFPEARARLLGQQKRIHTLEAQQQQLDGLLHSAAWLDERTGLGNRLFFEQRLATWLQESEGNRIGCVMLLELSHLDGVADSDFEPWQRQLVQLLQDKAQGWPDAVLSRLDDDEYGLLLPQMPTKDGQSFALGLIKDLERLPKPKGLTGNDWLHLGWTLYQAGDDTALVLDKTAMALRGAQLQGENAVMAADVESMPQVETGSVRWRTLLDQVLGRQSVNLVTEPVHSLDGDVHHLRVRALITDPKGQKIDDSVFMPMACRVGQEEAMTKLCLQLLLAKLDQARNRGHRLVFRVCVDALLKPGFSRWLQLALLEVRDLLPQLMLSVTEFELAQHGKTLAEPLRQLGTIGVGVAVERLGQHSKRSPWQDIPPRMLKLHSSMVRQIHRNSEQQLWVQRLVQKAVDSNTEVVATGIVDNDERLCLQRLGVSAGEGPLFGHGAWDPL; encoded by the coding sequence ATGGAAAAGCGCTTACCTTTTGTTATTGCAGTGATTTTATCTTTGACGCTGGCCCTGGCCGGCGTCCGCTGGTTAACCCTGGTACTGACCCACCAGCAGCACGACGCCCACATGCTGGCCAAGGCCCGGCAGTTGGGCCGAGTGGTGGCCCTTTATCCCCAAACGCCGCCGCCCGCCTTGTGGGACGCCCTCACCGACGACGCCGACATCCACGCGGCGTCGCTCTATGTGGCGGGCCAGCCGCGCCTGCAAACCCGCAACCAGGTGCCCGGCATCGGCGACTACCAGCGAGTGGAGCTGCGCCTGACCGGCCAGCGGCTGCTGAGCCTGACCTTCTATCATCATCCCATGCCCTGGCAGCAGGTCTTTGTGGCCATGTTGCCGATGCTGCTGGGGGTGCTGCTGCTGCTGTGGTTGCTGTTTCGCCTGGCCAGAAGCTGCTGGCAGCAGCGCCAGCAGATAGCCACCTTTGAAACCGAAGCCAAAAGCGGCCAGGTGGCCCAGCAGGGCAGCTTTCCAGAGGCCCGTGCCCGGCTGCTTGGCCAGCAAAAACGTATCCATACCCTCGAAGCCCAGCAGCAACAGCTGGACGGCCTGCTGCACAGCGCCGCCTGGCTGGATGAGCGCACGGGGCTGGGTAACCGGCTCTTTTTTGAGCAGCGCCTGGCCACCTGGCTGCAAGAGTCCGAAGGCAACCGCATTGGCTGTGTGATGCTGTTGGAGCTTAGCCACCTCGATGGGGTAGCGGATAGCGACTTTGAGCCGTGGCAGCGCCAACTGGTGCAGCTGCTGCAAGACAAGGCCCAGGGCTGGCCCGATGCCGTGCTGAGCCGCCTGGATGACGACGAATACGGCCTGCTGCTGCCGCAGATGCCCACCAAGGATGGCCAAAGCTTTGCCCTGGGACTAATCAAGGATCTGGAGCGGCTGCCAAAACCCAAGGGCCTGACCGGTAATGACTGGCTGCATCTGGGCTGGACCCTCTACCAGGCCGGTGACGATACCGCCCTGGTGCTGGACAAAACCGCCATGGCCCTGCGCGGCGCCCAGTTGCAGGGCGAGAACGCAGTGATGGCCGCCGATGTGGAGTCCATGCCCCAGGTAGAAACCGGCAGTGTGCGCTGGCGCACCTTGCTGGACCAAGTGCTGGGCCGCCAAAGCGTCAACCTGGTGACCGAGCCGGTACACAGCCTGGACGGCGACGTGCATCACCTGCGGGTCAGGGCCCTTATCACCGATCCTAAGGGCCAGAAAATCGATGACAGCGTCTTTATGCCCATGGCCTGCCGGGTAGGCCAGGAAGAGGCCATGACCAAGTTGTGCCTGCAATTGCTGCTGGCCAAGCTAGACCAGGCCCGTAACCGTGGCCACCGGCTGGTGTTTCGGGTTTGTGTCGACGCCTTGCTCAAACCCGGTTTTAGCCGCTGGCTGCAACTGGCGCTTTTGGAAGTACGGGATCTATTGCCGCAGCTGATGCTGAGCGTCACCGAATTCGAGCTGGCCCAGCACGGCAAAACCCTGGCCGAGCCGCTGCGCCAACTGGGCACTATCGGGGTCGGCGTAGCCGTGGAACGCCTTGGCCAGCATTCCAAACGCTCGCCCTGGCAGGACATTCCGCCGCGCATGCTCAAACTGCACAGTTCCATGGTGCGGCAAATTCACCGCAACAGCGAACAGCAACTGTGGGTGCAGCGGCTGGTGCAAAAGGCGGTAGACAGCAATACCGAGGTGGTGGCCACCGGCATTGTCGACAACGACGAGCGGCTTTGCCTGCAGCGGCTGGGAGTCAGTGCCGGTGAAGGGCCGCTCTTTGGCCACGGCGCCTGGGACCCTCTATAA
- a CDS encoding LysR family transcriptional regulator — translation MDILHNMRVFMQVAETGSYTAAASNLDSTTASVSRAVSNLEAHLQARLLHRSTRRLALTEVGQRYLLRCQQILPIIEEAEAEAADAHARPRGTLRLHSMTGVGQHYAIRAINQYRQQYEEVTFELTLANRIPDLLEEGFDMAIVLSTQLPNSSLISRVIGRTYSVLCASPDYLKARGEPRTPEDLKEHDCLRLLSPVLPMDNWEMEGPDGHITVELGHSPLQANVGDAVAEAAAGGLGIAALPLYSAVDMLRRGELVRVLPEYRLQDLNIHALYPSRQYLDAKVKTWVELLRQAIPEWIATDEQLVQELSLSRRV, via the coding sequence ATGGATATTTTGCACAACATGCGGGTTTTCATGCAGGTGGCCGAAACCGGCAGTTACACCGCCGCCGCCAGTAACCTCGATTCCACCACGGCCAGCGTGTCCAGGGCGGTCAGTAACCTCGAAGCCCACCTGCAGGCAAGGCTCCTTCATCGCTCCACCCGCCGGCTGGCCCTCACCGAAGTGGGCCAGCGCTACCTGCTCCGCTGCCAGCAAATCCTGCCCATCATCGAAGAAGCCGAAGCCGAAGCGGCCGACGCCCACGCCCGGCCCCGTGGCACTTTGCGGCTGCATTCCATGACCGGGGTAGGGCAGCACTATGCCATTCGCGCCATCAATCAGTACCGCCAGCAATATGAAGAAGTCACCTTCGAGCTGACCCTGGCCAACCGCATCCCGGATCTGCTGGAAGAAGGCTTTGACATGGCCATTGTGCTCAGCACCCAGTTGCCCAACTCCAGCCTGATTTCCCGGGTTATCGGCCGCACCTACAGCGTGCTGTGCGCCTCCCCCGATTACCTCAAAGCCAGGGGCGAGCCCCGCACCCCCGAAGATCTCAAAGAACACGACTGCCTGCGGCTGTTAAGCCCGGTACTGCCCATGGACAACTGGGAGATGGAAGGCCCCGACGGCCACATCACCGTCGAGCTTGGCCATTCGCCGCTGCAAGCCAATGTAGGGGACGCGGTGGCCGAAGCCGCAGCCGGGGGCCTGGGTATCGCCGCCCTGCCTTTGTACTCGGCGGTCGACATGCTGCGCCGTGGCGAGCTGGTGCGGGTGCTGCCCGAATACCGGCTGCAGGATTTGAACATCCACGCCCTTTACCCCTCCCGCCAGTATCTGGATGCCAAAGTGAAAACCTGGGTCGAGCTTTTGCGCCAAGCCATTCCCGAGTGGATAGCCACAGACGAGCAACTGGTGCAGGAGCTGAGCTTGTCCCGGCGGGTATGA
- a CDS encoding 1-aminocyclopropane-1-carboxylate deaminase/D-cysteine desulfhydrase yields MFNTSSKSFNQRITVPSVLEKKVFLTIKRDDLLDPLISGNKWRKLKYPLAAAKANGCPGVVSFGGPHSNHLSALASACAGLGLASHGVVRGHQQLTPTLEHCQRQGMTLSFISREQYRLRHDSQWLAAWQQRFAGWLVLPEGGSAPAALAGVAELVAELTDPFDEIWTAVGSGGTLAGLVVGAEGRGEIVGVMAVKDPSLEGRIEALLEDAGCPHRNYRLVRGFEGPGFGKFTKEMATKMQALGAELAIPLEPIYTGKLLLAFWHFLQTGQLDGQHIVLLHTGGLQGLEALRQQGRWPRL; encoded by the coding sequence ATGTTCAACACTTCATCCAAATCGTTTAATCAACGCATCACAGTGCCTAGCGTACTGGAAAAAAAGGTTTTTTTAACCATCAAAAGGGATGATTTGCTCGATCCTTTGATATCGGGCAACAAATGGCGAAAGCTCAAATACCCGCTGGCCGCCGCCAAGGCCAATGGTTGCCCCGGGGTAGTGAGCTTTGGCGGCCCCCACTCCAATCATTTGAGCGCCCTGGCCAGCGCCTGCGCCGGCCTTGGCCTTGCCAGCCACGGCGTGGTGCGCGGCCATCAGCAGCTCACCCCTACCCTTGAGCATTGCCAGCGCCAGGGCATGACCTTGAGCTTTATCAGCCGCGAGCAATATCGCCTTCGCCACGACAGCCAGTGGCTGGCGGCCTGGCAGCAGCGTTTTGCCGGTTGGCTAGTGCTACCGGAAGGCGGCTCGGCGCCAGCGGCCCTGGCCGGGGTAGCCGAATTGGTGGCAGAACTGACCGACCCTTTTGATGAGATTTGGACGGCGGTGGGCTCGGGCGGCACCTTGGCCGGCTTGGTGGTGGGCGCCGAGGGGCGCGGCGAGATTGTCGGGGTGATGGCGGTAAAGGACCCAAGCCTTGAAGGGCGCATCGAAGCGTTGCTCGAAGACGCCGGCTGCCCGCACCGCAACTATCGGCTGGTGCGCGGCTTCGAAGGGCCGGGCTTTGGCAAGTTCACTAAGGAGATGGCGACAAAAATGCAGGCCTTGGGAGCGGAGCTTGCCATCCCTTTGGAGCCCATCTATACCGGCAAGCTGCTACTGGCCTTCTGGCATTTTCTTCAAACAGGGCAGCTTGATGGCCAACATATCGTGTTGCTGCACACCGGCGGCCTGCAGGGCCTTGAGGCCCTTCGCCAGCAAGGGCGCTGGCCTCGGTTATAG